In Qingshengfaniella alkalisoli, a single window of DNA contains:
- a CDS encoding amidohydrolase — MTEHTLFRDCAAIVTMDDAGTIHRNKDLLVSGKSVAQIGEGIVAPAGAEIVDATGWFVYPGLINTHHHFFQCFIRNNAHLDWTKLSVIEWLDLIYPIFSKLDEECFYHSSVVGMGELIKSGCTTAFDHQYNFPRHAGKNIVDRQFEAAQFLGMRFHAGRGGNTLPKSEGSTIPDEMRETTDEFISDCERLIDSYHDASEFSMAQVAVAPCQPVNCYRETFVESVALARDKGVLMHSHVGEGESEVIKARYGMRTVDWCEELGFAGPDAWYAHCWELASDEIAKMAASGTGVAHCPEPVYLVGAEVTPIPEMAARGVRISLGADGAASNDNSNLMHCIHSGYMLQALVANTRQHPVPTPAEFLRYATRGGADVLNRNDLGSLEVGKAADLFAIDTRAVEYVGTRHDPASFFAKVGHFRPVDLTMINGRVVWRDGEFPGLDEQRLAAQAEAHVERVVYS; from the coding sequence ATGACCGAGCACACGCTTTTCAGAGACTGCGCCGCGATCGTCACAATGGACGACGCAGGCACTATTCATCGCAACAAAGACCTCCTGGTTTCGGGAAAATCGGTGGCGCAGATCGGCGAAGGGATCGTTGCGCCAGCCGGTGCGGAGATCGTCGATGCAACGGGTTGGTTCGTCTATCCGGGCTTGATCAACACCCATCACCATTTCTTCCAGTGTTTTATCCGCAACAACGCTCATCTGGACTGGACGAAGCTTTCGGTGATCGAATGGTTGGACCTGATCTATCCGATCTTCTCCAAGCTGGACGAGGAGTGTTTCTACCATTCTTCGGTTGTCGGGATGGGTGAGTTAATCAAGAGCGGCTGCACGACCGCGTTCGACCACCAATACAACTTCCCGCGCCATGCGGGTAAGAACATCGTTGATCGCCAGTTCGAGGCGGCCCAGTTTCTCGGTATGCGTTTCCATGCCGGGCGGGGTGGTAACACGTTACCCAAATCCGAAGGCAGCACGATCCCGGATGAGATGCGCGAGACGACAGACGAGTTCATTTCCGATTGTGAGCGTCTGATCGACAGCTATCACGATGCGAGTGAGTTTAGCATGGCGCAGGTCGCCGTTGCACCATGCCAGCCAGTGAACTGCTACCGCGAAACCTTCGTCGAGTCCGTTGCCCTTGCGCGTGACAAGGGCGTGCTGATGCATAGCCATGTCGGCGAAGGCGAGAGCGAGGTCATCAAGGCGCGGTACGGGATGCGGACAGTGGACTGGTGCGAGGAGCTGGGCTTTGCCGGGCCGGACGCGTGGTATGCCCATTGCTGGGAACTGGCATCGGATGAAATCGCGAAGATGGCCGCATCTGGCACGGGTGTCGCGCATTGCCCGGAGCCGGTCTATCTGGTGGGTGCAGAAGTGACGCCCATCCCCGAAATGGCGGCGCGGGGCGTGCGCATCAGCCTCGGCGCGGATGGCGCGGCATCAAACGACAATTCCAACCTGATGCATTGCATCCATTCGGGCTACATGCTGCAGGCGCTGGTGGCCAACACGCGGCAGCATCCGGTGCCAACACCTGCCGAATTCCTGCGATATGCCACACGCGGAGGCGCGGATGTGTTGAACCGCAACGATCTGGGGTCGCTTGAGGTTGGCAAGGCGGCGGACCTTTTTGCCATCGACACCCGCGCAGTAGAATATGTCGGCACCCGTCACGACCCTGCGAGTTTCTTCGCCAAGGTCGGCCATTTCCGACCCGTCGATCTGACCATGATCAATGGACGTGTCGTCTGGCGCGACGGCGAATTCCCCGGTCTCGATGAACAACGACTTGCCGCTCAGGCAGAGGCCCATGTCGAACGCGTGGTCTATTCGTAA
- a CDS encoding BMP family ABC transporter substrate-binding protein — translation MKQAFKITAMAAALGLAATAVTAEPLEIGLMVPSPLADTGWSKTLADGLDAVKEKYGDDVSIEIVENIQEGPDADRIMNKMVADGDKFLVLGSFGYMNSGLKLAQRNSDVTVLHASGFKTAPNLSPFAAQYFEGAYLMGMAAADLTETKKLGVVSAFAIPELISTINGFALGARSVDPEIEVNVIWINSWFDPAKAQDSARALISQGNDILFSNAQDTPSVVTVGEEEGVHVFNLNSTMKDYAPTKYMGVVKTDWAPLFLRSVEQHLNGTFEGTNEWLGMADDTVLVEDWSSDISPEMMARIEETEAAIHSGTFNVYSGPIVNQAGEEVIGEGEVLSDEQVLGMNWHVGGVVSPLPK, via the coding sequence ATGAAACAAGCATTTAAAATAACTGCGATGGCTGCCGCTCTTGGGTTGGCCGCGACAGCGGTCACTGCCGAACCTCTGGAAATCGGTTTGATGGTCCCGTCGCCCTTGGCTGACACGGGCTGGTCCAAGACGCTTGCCGATGGGCTGGATGCGGTCAAAGAGAAATACGGCGATGATGTCTCCATCGAGATAGTCGAGAACATTCAGGAAGGTCCCGACGCCGACCGGATCATGAACAAGATGGTTGCCGATGGTGACAAATTCCTGGTACTGGGTTCATTCGGCTATATGAACAGCGGGCTGAAGCTGGCACAGCGCAACTCGGATGTGACGGTTCTGCATGCCTCTGGTTTTAAGACGGCCCCTAATCTGTCACCCTTTGCAGCGCAGTATTTCGAGGGTGCCTATCTGATGGGTATGGCGGCTGCCGATCTGACCGAAACCAAGAAGCTGGGTGTCGTGTCAGCATTTGCGATCCCCGAGCTGATTTCCACCATCAACGGTTTTGCTCTGGGCGCGCGCAGTGTTGATCCTGAAATCGAGGTCAATGTCATCTGGATCAATTCCTGGTTTGACCCGGCAAAGGCGCAGGATTCCGCCCGAGCGCTGATTTCACAAGGCAATGACATCCTGTTCTCCAACGCGCAGGACACACCGTCCGTGGTGACCGTGGGCGAAGAAGAGGGCGTCCATGTCTTCAACCTCAACAGCACCATGAAAGACTACGCGCCGACCAAGTATATGGGAGTCGTGAAGACCGACTGGGCGCCGTTGTTCCTGCGGTCGGTCGAGCAGCATCTGAACGGTACGTTCGAGGGCACCAATGAATGGCTGGGCATGGCCGATGACACGGTGCTCGTCGAGGACTGGAGCAGTGATATCAGCCCCGAAATGATGGCCCGGATCGAAGAAACCGAAGCTGCGATTCATTCAGGCACATTCAACGTCTATTCCGGGCCTATCGTCAATCAGGCTGGTGAAGAGGTTATCGGCGAAGGGGAGGTTCTGAGCGATGAACAAGTCCTCGGAATGAATTGGCATGTCGGGGGCGTCGTGTCCCCGCTGCCCAAGTGA
- a CDS encoding ABC transporter ATP-binding protein yields the protein MVNVPLLSLKAITKRYPGLTANDAIDLDVRSGEIHAVLGENGAGKSTLMKIIYGVEQADGGDIFWQGDHVPVHNPSRARALGIGMVFQHFSLFETLSVVENISMTVPGKKADLAAKVRELGITYNLTVDPHAAVHTLSVGERQRVEIIRCLMQDLRLLILDEPTSVLPPQHVEVLFDALRKLRDSGVAILYISHKLEEIRTLCDTATILQAGRVSGTVVPREKTARDLAQLMIGRSIPAIEARPHAPDTGGPLLGLNKVYVPSDDPFGISLKDVSLSVKGGEIVGIAGISGNGQKELSRVISGEFLCTELSPAAIMMMGKPVADLDAAARRRLGFAFVPEERLGRGAVPEMSLASNTILTASEHGLVRRGFVDRPAVTDFAMRCIRDFDVRCNGPETRAGALSGGNLQKFIVGRELHLKPKLLFVAQPTWGVDIGAATEIRRKLLALRDDGVAILIISEEMDELFEVTDRLHVIHGGALSRSLRTSEVTANDIGRYMIGAEE from the coding sequence ATGGTCAATGTTCCCTTGTTGTCTTTGAAGGCAATTACCAAGCGCTATCCCGGTTTGACCGCGAACGACGCAATTGATCTCGATGTCCGGTCGGGTGAAATCCACGCAGTTCTGGGTGAAAACGGGGCGGGCAAGTCCACGCTGATGAAGATAATATATGGCGTGGAGCAAGCCGATGGCGGGGACATTTTCTGGCAAGGCGATCACGTTCCGGTCCATAACCCATCGCGCGCCCGTGCGCTCGGCATAGGTATGGTGTTCCAGCATTTTTCGCTTTTCGAGACGCTGAGTGTTGTCGAAAATATTTCGATGACAGTGCCGGGCAAGAAGGCCGATCTGGCGGCCAAGGTTCGGGAGTTGGGCATAACATACAATCTGACTGTCGATCCTCATGCGGCGGTGCACACCCTGTCTGTCGGAGAACGGCAGCGGGTGGAGATCATCCGGTGTCTTATGCAGGATCTGCGGCTTCTCATTCTCGATGAACCCACCTCCGTTTTGCCACCGCAGCATGTCGAGGTGTTGTTCGATGCACTCAGGAAGCTGCGCGATAGCGGCGTTGCGATCCTCTACATCAGTCACAAGCTGGAAGAAATCCGCACGCTTTGCGACACTGCGACCATTCTGCAAGCAGGCCGCGTATCAGGCACCGTGGTGCCGCGTGAGAAGACCGCGCGTGATCTGGCGCAATTGATGATCGGTCGCAGCATTCCCGCTATCGAAGCCCGCCCCCACGCACCGGACACAGGGGGGCCATTGTTGGGGCTCAACAAGGTCTATGTACCAAGTGACGATCCCTTCGGCATCTCGTTGAAGGATGTGTCGCTGTCGGTAAAGGGCGGTGAGATCGTTGGAATCGCCGGCATTTCCGGGAATGGGCAGAAAGAGCTGTCCCGCGTTATTTCGGGTGAGTTCCTTTGCACAGAGCTTTCCCCAGCGGCTATCATGATGATGGGCAAACCCGTCGCCGATCTGGATGCGGCGGCGCGGCGGCGCCTCGGTTTTGCCTTCGTACCGGAAGAACGGCTGGGGCGGGGGGCCGTCCCTGAAATGTCGCTCGCCTCGAATACAATCCTGACAGCCAGTGAACACGGGTTGGTGCGGCGCGGCTTTGTTGATCGGCCAGCAGTTACAGACTTTGCGATGCGATGCATTCGCGATTTCGACGTCCGGTGCAACGGCCCCGAGACGCGGGCAGGGGCCCTGTCTGGTGGCAACCTGCAAAAGTTCATTGTTGGACGGGAATTGCACCTTAAGCCCAAACTCCTGTTTGTCGCACAGCCGACGTGGGGTGTGGATATCGGCGCGGCGACCGAAATCCGCCGCAAGCTATTGGCGCTGCGTGATGATGGCGTCGCGATCTTGATTATTTCCGAAGAAATGGACGAATTGTTCGAGGTTACCGACAGGCTTCACGTGATTCACGGAGGCGCGCTGTCCAGATCGCTTCGCACATCCGAAGTCACCGCGAACGACATCGGGCGCTATATGATCGGCGCAGAGGAGTGA
- a CDS encoding ABC transporter permease, protein MIQFEKRDEPSRKALILVPLIAVALSIVGSSIFLTILGKPPLSAMYSFFVAPFESFYSITEILLKFGPLLLIAQALAVGFRAKVWNIGAEGQMIAGAVAASSLPILYNDSASPLMLPAMVLLGVLGGMAWAGVAALLKTRFNASEILVTLMLNSVAIQLLYYLVLGPWKDPMGFNFPQSVLFQDAALFPMLFAGARLNLSILLPLIFTVFVWILMQRRFEGFKLMVSGLAPDAASYAGFNNKRAIWFSLLLAGGAAGLAGMAEVAGPIGQLQRSITSGYGYSAIIVAYLGALHPVGIVFAAFFLAVISIGGDIALVSADIPISAVRVFQGMLLVFYLASYTFVTYRVHRARTPRTQGEAT, encoded by the coding sequence TTGATACAGTTCGAGAAACGAGACGAACCATCGCGCAAGGCCTTGATATTGGTCCCGCTGATCGCAGTTGCGTTGTCGATTGTGGGAAGCAGTATCTTCCTGACCATCCTCGGCAAGCCGCCGCTATCCGCGATGTATTCCTTTTTCGTCGCGCCCTTTGAATCCTTTTACTCGATCACCGAGATCCTGTTGAAATTCGGGCCTCTCCTGCTGATTGCGCAGGCGCTCGCGGTGGGGTTTCGTGCCAAGGTCTGGAACATCGGGGCGGAAGGCCAGATGATCGCGGGCGCGGTCGCCGCGAGTTCTCTGCCGATCCTCTACAACGACAGCGCCTCGCCGCTGATGCTGCCCGCGATGGTCTTGCTTGGCGTGCTGGGTGGTATGGCGTGGGCGGGCGTTGCTGCGCTCCTGAAGACGCGCTTCAATGCCAGCGAAATCCTGGTGACATTGATGTTGAATTCCGTGGCAATCCAGTTGCTCTACTACCTTGTGCTGGGGCCGTGGAAGGATCCAATGGGTTTCAATTTTCCACAGTCCGTCTTGTTTCAGGATGCGGCGTTGTTTCCAATGCTCTTCGCCGGCGCGCGTCTGAACCTCTCGATCCTTCTGCCGCTCATCTTCACGGTCTTCGTCTGGATTCTGATGCAGCGGCGGTTCGAAGGGTTCAAGCTGATGGTCAGCGGCTTGGCGCCGGATGCGGCCAGCTATGCCGGCTTCAACAACAAACGGGCCATATGGTTCAGCTTGTTGCTAGCCGGGGGCGCGGCGGGCCTCGCGGGTATGGCGGAGGTCGCTGGACCTATTGGCCAGCTTCAGCGATCGATCACATCAGGTTACGGCTACTCGGCAATAATCGTGGCATATCTGGGGGCGCTGCATCCAGTCGGCATCGTGTTTGCTGCGTTCTTTCTTGCAGTCATCTCAATCGGCGGAGACATCGCCCTTGTATCTGCGGATATCCCGATTAGCGCGGTGCGGGTATTTCAAGGGATGCTGCTGGTGTTCTATCTGGCGTCCTACACCTTCGTGACCTACCGCGTTCACCGGGCACGCACGCCTCGCACCCAAGGAGAGGCCACATGA
- a CDS encoding ABC transporter permease, whose protein sequence is MSAFEFFIAGTISAATVYLLAAIGELVAEKSGMLNLGVEGIMATAAAAAFIVVYTTDSHVLGFVVGGLAGVAVSMIFAVVSITFLANQVATGLAVGILGLGMSALIGKNYESLTLSPAGDLHFPLLGELPFVGPALFSHNVVVYLSLISAFVIGYTLSHTKLGLIIRSVGENPQAAQSLGYPVHLVRYGAVAFGGLFAGFAGAYASTIYTPLWADGMIAGRGWIAVALVVFGTWKTGRIVLGAYLFGLISLGELMVQSIGIDIPSQLLSSMPYIVTIVVLASISSDRARLRLHAPFSLGETYDGSR, encoded by the coding sequence ATGAGCGCATTCGAGTTCTTCATCGCCGGAACGATAAGCGCCGCGACCGTCTACCTGCTAGCAGCCATAGGGGAGCTGGTTGCCGAAAAGTCCGGTATGCTGAACCTTGGCGTCGAGGGCATCATGGCCACCGCTGCGGCCGCCGCGTTTATCGTGGTCTACACTACCGATAGCCATGTTCTGGGTTTCGTGGTGGGGGGGCTCGCAGGTGTGGCGGTCTCGATGATCTTCGCAGTGGTCAGCATCACTTTCCTGGCCAACCAGGTGGCAACAGGGCTTGCAGTCGGCATTCTGGGGCTGGGCATGTCGGCACTGATCGGCAAGAACTATGAGAGCCTTACTTTGTCGCCTGCTGGCGATCTCCACTTTCCTCTGCTCGGCGAACTGCCTTTTGTCGGTCCTGCGCTCTTCAGTCACAATGTCGTCGTCTACCTGTCACTGATCTCGGCTTTTGTCATTGGTTACACACTTTCCCACACCAAGCTGGGGCTGATAATCCGGTCGGTCGGAGAAAACCCGCAGGCGGCCCAATCACTTGGGTACCCGGTTCACCTGGTAAGATACGGCGCAGTTGCGTTCGGCGGACTGTTCGCGGGGTTTGCCGGGGCCTATGCATCGACAATCTATACGCCGCTCTGGGCAGATGGGATGATCGCGGGGCGCGGCTGGATCGCGGTAGCCCTCGTCGTGTTCGGAACCTGGAAAACGGGGCGCATCGTGCTGGGCGCCTATCTGTTCGGGCTGATTTCGTTGGGCGAACTGATGGTCCAGTCAATCGGCATCGACATCCCGTCTCAATTGCTGAGTTCCATGCCGTATATCGTTACGATCGTTGTGCTCGCCAGTATTTCTTCCGATCGCGCCAGATTGAGGCTGCACGCGCCGTTTTCGCTCGGCGAAACCTATGACGGATCGCGCTGA